The DNA segment ACCGAGGCCGTAGCCGATGACGGCGAGACCCGAGTTGATGCTGGTCTCAGCGGCCTGCTGGGCGAGAACAATGGAGCTCACGTGTATTCCCTTTCCAACTTCGTCCGTATTCGATTAACGGGAAGCTTGCCTTTGATTCGAGCGGACGTCGTCTCCGCGTTCGACGTCCAGTATTGGTGGGTCGACTCAGTGGTCTTCGGCCAGAGCCGCCCCGATGTAGTTGGCCGACAACAACGCGAAGATGAAAGCCTGGATGCACATGATGAGGGCCTCGATGAACGTCATCGCCAGCGCACCCGCGAAGGAGAACGCGGAAACGACCTTGACGATCCCGTCTCCGTGGAGGAGCAGGTATTCAGCCGAGATCCCGAACAACATGATCAGCAGGTGGCCCGCGAACATGGCCGCGAAGACTCGGATCGCGAGGGTGATCGGGTTCATGATGAACTTCGTGAAGAACTCGATCGGGGTGAGCAGCAGATAGACCAGCTTCGGAGCGCCGGGAGGCGCGAGCTGGTTCCGCAGGTACTTGCCGAGACCGTGCTTCCGAATGCCCGCGTAGTGATAGACGGGGTAGACGACCAGCGCCGACAGCGCCAGCGGGAACCCGATGTGGGACATCGTCGGGAACTGCAGAATCGGCACGATACCGAAGAGGTTGTTCACCAACACGAAGCTGAACAGCGCCAGAATGAGCGGGACGAAGCGCATGAAATCGGCAGCGCCGATCTGCTCACGCGCGATGTTGTTGCGCCCGAAGTCGTACGCCGACTCGACGAGGAACTGCCCCTTGCCGGGAACCACGCTCAGCTTCCTCGAAGCAAGCAGGAAGAAGGCGAGGATGATCACCACCGAGAGCACGACCAACAGCATGGGCTTGGTGACCCAGCCGAAAATCGGCGGCAAATTGAAGGCTTCCGCCGTCGGCGGCGTGAACACGTCACCTGCGGCTAGTACCAGCGCGCCCAACTAGGGCTCCTTCCGGTTCTCCCGGCCGGCGTTAACTCCGCCGGGGGAATCGTGACAACCTGGACTTAACGTACCGGATTGATTTCCGGCCCCTTGCACGGGGATCTGACCTTCGATGCGGACGGTACCAGCACCGTTTTCGACCAAGCCGTACGGGCGTACTTGAAGGACACCCGAACGAGCTAGGCGACTTGATCACGCCGCGCAAAGGTCGCCCGATCCCGGCGCCGACTCCTCGGAGGGCACCGACAACGGATAGCGACATTGTGACTAACGGGTGCCGGGCCCGGACCAGGGCCCCCCGGCGAACGGCTCAGTCGGCCCGTTCGGTACGCGGTGTCCTCGGGATGATCAACGTCGGCGTCTTCGTCGTCTTGAACGCCACGACCTCGGCGACCGCCCAAGACACGACCACGACGAGCATGCCGAAGGCCAGCGACGGCCTGCTGAAGCCGTCAGCGTCCTTGAGCACGAGCATGACCACCAGCAGCAACGACATTTTTATCGCGTATCCGCCGAGCGCAAGGTTCATCAGGCTGGCAGCGGGCTTGGTCGCCCCCACCCGCATCATCGTGATGGTGATCAGGGAACAGCCGAAGCCGAGGACCACACCGAAGCCGGCGCCGACGAGGCCGGGCCGGTCGGCGAGCACGGTGGCGACGCCGATGGTGACGAGGACGAGCGGCAGTGAGAGCCGCATGCCCCAGCGCATCATGGCGTCGGCCAGCCGGTAGACCGACTTCGCGTGTTCGGCGCGAGCCTCACGGGCCGCGTCGGCGTCAGCGGCATCAGCGGCGTTGACGGCGTCAGCGGCCTCGACGCCGATCGCGCGCTTGCCCGCGTCGTCACTCATACCTGTTCGTACCCGCTTCGTCTGGTCGCCTGCCCCTGACCCGCGCCTAGTGCTGGGACGCCGACTTGTTTCCGGGGCGATGTCGACCCAGTCTAGGTACAACCGAGATCAGCGCGGCCACCGCCAGGCCCGCACAGGTGATCCAGAACACGGCCGCGGTGTCGAACAGCGTCACCGCGACGGCCCCGAACGCCAGCAAGCCGGCCCACAGGTAGATGAGCAGTACGGCCCTTCGCTGGGAGTGGCCGATCTCCAGCAACCGGTGGTGCAGGTGCATCTTGTCGGCCGCGAACGGGCTCTCCCCTCGCCGCGTACGCCTGATCACGGCCATGACGAGGTCGAGAAGCGGCAGGAAAAGCACGGCCGCGACGACGAAGAGCGGCGAGAGCAGCGCGACGACGTCGGTGGCGTCGAACGAGGTGTAGTTGATCTTCCCGGACGCCGACGTGCTCGCCGCGGCGAGCATCAGCCCGATCATCATCGAGCCCGAATCGCCCATGAAGATCTTCGCCGGCTGGAAATTGTGTGGCAGGAAGCCGAGACAGGCACCCGCGAGCGTCGCCGCGATGAGCGCGGGGGGGTAGGTGCCGACATCACCCCCAGACGACGCGAGAAGCCCCAGCGAGAACGCGCACGTCGCGGCTGCCGCGATCAACCCGAGCCCGCCGGCCAGCCCGTCGAGGCCGTCGACGAAGTTCATCGCGTTGACCATGACGACGACGAGCAGCACGGCGAGCAACCCGCCCTGGTTGCGGTCGAGGATCAGCACCTGGCCCAGCGCGTCGCCGTCACCACCCCACGGAACCCAGAACGACACCCACTGGAGTCCGAACAGGACAAGGATGCCCGCGCACATGATCTGACCGGCGAGCTTGGTCCACGCGTCGAGCTCGAACCGGTCGTCCAGAGCGCCGATCAGCACGATCACCGCGCCACCGACGAGCACGGCGACGGGGTCGTAGGAATACTCGAAAGCCCGCCGCAGCACGGGCAACTGGTGTGCGACGGCCATTCCGCCGAGGACCCCGATGTACATCGCGAGCCCTCCCATCCTCGGGATGGGCACGACGTGCACGTCACGTTTCCGGGGGACGGCGACGGCGCCGACCTTGATGGCGAATCGTCTGACGACGGCGGTCAGCAGGAACGTCACGGCCGCGGATATTAGGCCGACGAGAATGTACTCACGGATGGGAAGTCCAGCCGTCACGGTAGGCGTCACGAACGGGTCATCCCCTGCGAACGAGGGACAGCGAACTCACGGTGCGCAACGCTACCGCTACGTGTCACGCTCACTGTCCCGGGCCGACCTCGACGCCGAGCACCTCCGAGACCGCCGCCGCGGTCACGGCGCCCTCCCTCAGCAACACCGGTTCGCTTCCGGTGAGATCGATGATCGTGGAAGGAACCGGCTCGCCGCTCGGGCCGCCGTCGAGGTACACCGAAACGGACTCGCCGAGCTGGTCCAGCGCGTCCTGCGCGGTCGCGGCAGGCGGCCTTCCCGACACGTTGGCACTGGAAACCGCCATCGGGCCGACTTCGCGCAGCAGCTCGATCGCGACGGGATGCAGCGGCATCCGCAACATCACGGTGCCCCTCGTCGTGCCGAGG comes from the Prauserella marina genome and includes:
- the atpB gene encoding F0F1 ATP synthase subunit A, with amino-acid sequence MGALVLAAGDVFTPPTAEAFNLPPIFGWVTKPMLLVVLSVVIILAFFLLASRKLSVVPGKGQFLVESAYDFGRNNIAREQIGAADFMRFVPLILALFSFVLVNNLFGIVPILQFPTMSHIGFPLALSALVVYPVYHYAGIRKHGLGKYLRNQLAPPGAPKLVYLLLTPIEFFTKFIMNPITLAIRVFAAMFAGHLLIMLFGISAEYLLLHGDGIVKVVSAFSFAGALAMTFIEALIMCIQAFIFALLSANYIGAALAEDH
- a CDS encoding glycosyltransferase family 4 protein, whose translation is MTPTVTAGLPIREYILVGLISAAVTFLLTAVVRRFAIKVGAVAVPRKRDVHVVPIPRMGGLAMYIGVLGGMAVAHQLPVLRRAFEYSYDPVAVLVGGAVIVLIGALDDRFELDAWTKLAGQIMCAGILVLFGLQWVSFWVPWGGDGDALGQVLILDRNQGGLLAVLLVVVMVNAMNFVDGLDGLAGGLGLIAAAATCAFSLGLLASSGGDVGTYPPALIAATLAGACLGFLPHNFQPAKIFMGDSGSMMIGLMLAAASTSASGKINYTSFDATDVVALLSPLFVVAAVLFLPLLDLVMAVIRRTRRGESPFAADKMHLHHRLLEIGHSQRRAVLLIYLWAGLLAFGAVAVTLFDTAAVFWITCAGLAVAALISVVPRLGRHRPGNKSASQH